AAAAACCAATAATTTCTCTAACTTTGGACGTTGAAGTATGATTTTTTGTAGGTAAACAGAATGTAAAATCcaagttcaaaatttataactcAAGATACATGTCTCAAGGGTTGAGTTATCAGTTAAGTAGGTAACTGAATAAGCGTTAGCAAATTTGTACTTTCATTATGTGAGTCATTTCACTTGGAAGTTTGAAaagatgttaaaaaatatatttaaaattcaagattactttttattttttagataaatataGAAAGTTCTCTAAAAATTAAGGTCCCATGTTGtaactatattattattattatttcatttgtttgaattaaactttgtttgtatttttatcACGTGAgttaaattagttttcaaacacttaattttttttagtttttatccagcttcatttgaaatattaataagAAGTAGATGATAAActaagaaatttaaaacaagACACGTGTTTAtcaacttatattttaaaaaactaaagtatatatatcaacAACTACCAAATCATGGctaaatatttgtattattttatcaaccttgtataaatatataaaaaaaatataacaacaaaatattaaaacaagcTCATATCAATTATAGCTTACATGAAATTCTACTCTAGAACTTAAAGGTCCGATGTACAGTTTAGTATTATCAATAATAcatcattaaattaattaaatatataatcacttcaaatacaaataaacGAGAGTAATTAAACTATTAGAATTTAACCAATTAGGAATGTATTAgatgaaatttattaagtttaaaagtatatatttacatttaataaaacttttataataggttacaaaatatattgtgattgatattttatatcaaaataaacatatttttacaAGAGATtacaagaaaacaattaatttacaCCAAAgggttttatatatatatatattttagaattttcgaggatgatttttgttttttcacttCAACTagaatatcaaattttctatattttaaaatatttcatttcaataatttatttatttatacattgaagaaaaaaagcgCGACTTGTACGATTTCTACTTTATCTCcctccttttatttattctctcttcCATTTGCCACACAGCATTTTCACAACCCGATTTAAAACCTACGCCGGCACACCCTCGTCGCCACAGTTGAACCTTCGAAAGTCCACACTCTTTCTTCTCCAGCTCCACCCTATCTCAGTTGCCGgcttcactttcttcttcttcttcttgttcttctgtCGGGttacttttcctttcttcaatTCCCCATTTGAAAATACGGTGAAATTGGGATGTGTTTAATCAACAATCCTGCCAAATCTGACCTATTTTGGGCggggtttttgttttctgtttgagACGATACAGATTTCAAATCAGATTCATTTCATTTGTAGCTCGTTATCTCTTCCTCGCCCAATCAAgctctctcttttcctctctctctctctctttctctctaggGCTTTCAACGGTTTAAGGTCAAGTGCTCTTTCAAGGTAATTACGCATCTCTAATATCTGGGTTTCTGGATTTTCTAACATTAATTCGCTGTATATTACGGTTTAATTGCCTGCCTGTCTCTATGATTTTATTGTACTTTCATTTGGTCGCTCATGACTGTCGTATCGCTTTCGATTTCTGCCTTGAGGTGTTATTGATTTCCGTttagaaattgttttttttctcccctTGAAGCTTGGATGTTAGTCACGTAGATTTTATAGCTCTTAATATTggatatttttatactttatttctGAATTTAATTTGCGGCATGCCTTAAGTTCCTAGATTTGTACGAAAACGGGTCTTGATCTCCTGTACTGTgctgtaattttaaaaatgttgataacGTTCTTGTTTGGTACTGTGTTTTTTATTGTATACCTTGTGCAGGTAGGGGCTGTGCCGATGTTTACATCGTTGTCATTGATGAAGTTTTGAGATTTGTAATGTAGGagacattaatttataaatcttAAACTTGGCAAAAATTAGCTTCCAGAGCGATGATTTTACAGGTTCACGTCTAACATATCTTATAAACGCCTGATCTGACTTAACCTAACTGGATCAAGTTTGTTGGGGCCTGGGGGTAATTTGGAGGTTTTATAACCCACCCTTACGCTAGTTTGATGAGATCATCTCATATttgcttttacttttttttcttcggACACACTGCTGTCAAATGgcttttgtctttcttttactaggatcaacaaaaaaaatcagacATAAAGGGATCGATAAAGATTGATCTGCTTAGGTTTCTGGGCTTTGtgacatttcaatttttgggtGCAATGCCCTACTCATACAAAGAATAATTGATTGGAGGAATGAATCCAAGGCAATGATACCATTTTACCTGTGTGAGTTTGGGGGCCCAGTAGTGGACAACGCTGCTGTCTTTTGACCTCTTTTGGATTATGATGACTGAAGTTCTAATGGCTGTTTAGGAGTTTTGACAATATATAATATCGTGTTCATCCTTGAGAATGAAGTGATACCTGAATCATTGGGTACGTGTAATGTTTGACATCAAAAGTAGTCATATAAGTTGGTTTAAGTAATACAAAGTTATGGAGGTAGCTATTGTCAGTAAGTAGAGTGCAAACTATGAGTACAAGAGAGGAGTTTGTTTTGTTAGCCTTCGGCAGGAGGTTATGTATACAAATATGGTAAGGTCATGAGTAATTTGGGAGATTTTGAGATTAGTTTATGGCAGAGAGATAGCCTACTAAATTTTTAGTACCCACGCTCTAATTCACCCCAACCATTGTGTTCTATCATAATTGATTGACTATTTATTAGAGACTATTCATTGATTTATGGCTTGAGTAATCTTGAGGAGGGGAATATTTCTCATAACTTCTGATGAAGTTCTACTGCCAATCTTAACGAGCTGTTCAGTTTCCAGTTTTAAATTGTAGTTTCTCGGTAGTCGgttttattatctttattttattttttctggTGATGTATATTATGTGTTTCATTTGAATGGAGATGTGAAAATCTTATGTTTCCTTGGAACATCTTGATTCATTGTCTGATTTGCAAGATGCTGACTatagttttactattttttcagGACAGAAGGGCAAGTCAAAGAAGTTAACAGATTTTGGTGTTTGAGGCTGTAAAACATGGcagatttagaaaatttacTTCTTGAAGCTGCTGGAAGAACTAATGCAGCAGGGAGAAATAGACACTCTCATCCACCATCGCGAAGGCAACGTGAAGGTTCATATTCTGATGCTGGAAGTGACTCTAGGGATGATGACTCAGATGATGATCGTGGTTATGCAAGCAGGAAGCCCTCTGGATCTCAGGTTCCTCTGAAGAAAAGGTTAGATCCTACTGAAAGGGATGATGATGGAGGCAGCCAAGAGGAAGGGGAAGACGAAGATGTTGGTTCAGAACGTGAGGGTGACAGCAGTGATGAATCTGATGTTGGGGATGATCTTTACAAAGATGACGATGATAGGCGCAAGCTGGCTGGTATGTCTGAACTTCAAAGAGAGATGATTCTGTCAGACAGAGCATCTAAGAAGAACGATAAGCATTTATATGAAAGTTTGAGAGCTAAAATGGATAAAGGGAAGAGTGCCCCATCTCGGAAAGAGACTCCACCTCTCCCATCATCTCGTATTAGATCGTCGGCCAGATCTGCTGATAGAGCAGCTGCAAAAGATGATGCCTTAAATGAATTGCGTGCAAAAAGGTTGAAGCAGCAGGACCCAGAGGCTCATCGCAAGCTGAGAGATGCATCTAGAGGAAATGCAAATAGTCGACGGTTCTCACCAACAAAACGAAAGCCCTTCACTGCTCCTAGTTTGAGTAGCTCAAGCcaaagtgaaagtgaaagtagGTTTCAAAGTGATGATGAAGGATCTACAGGAGATGGTGGAATGATTGACAGTGATGATGAGAGATCCATACCTGGGTCAGATGGGCCAACATTTGAAGATATCAAGGAAGTTACTATTCGTAGATCAAAGCTTGCAAAATGGTTAATGGAGCCATTCTTTGAGGAGTTGATAGTTGGATGCTTTGTGAGAGTTGGAATTGGGAGATCAAGATCTGGGCCTATCTATAGGCTCTGCTTGGTGCGCAATGTTGATGCAACAGAACCTGACCGTCAGTATAAACTAGAGAACAAAATCACACATAAATATCTTAATGTTATTTGGGGAAATGAAGCTTCTGCCGCCAGGTGGCAGATGGCCATGGTTTCAGACTCTGCTCCACTCGAGGATGAATATAAACAGTGGGTTAAAGAGGTAGAGCGAACTGGCGGTCGGATGCTGAGCAAGCAGGATATATTGGAAAAGAAGGAAGCTATACAGAAAGTCAACAACTTTGTCTACTCAGCAGCCACAGTGAAGCAGATGTTGCAGGATAAAAAATCTGCCTCAGCAAGACCGTTAAATATTGCAGCTGAGAAGGACCGGTTGAGGAGAGAGATGGACGTAGCAGTAAGCAAGAACGATGAAGCTGAGGTGGAAAGGATCAAAACAAGGCTGCAGCAACTAGAGGCATCCAGGAGGTTGCAGATGAAAGATGCCAAAGCTATTCGGTTAGCTGAGATGAACAGGAAGAATAGGGtggaaaacttcaaaaatGCATCAGAACTAAGACCTCTGAAAGATTTGAAAGCTGGAGAGGCTGGTTACGATCCTTT
This is a stretch of genomic DNA from Cucumis sativus cultivar 9930 chromosome 4, Cucumber_9930_V3, whole genome shotgun sequence. It encodes these proteins:
- the LOC101209641 gene encoding protein RTF1 homolog, with the protein product MADLENLLLEAAGRTNAAGRNRHSHPPSRRQREGSYSDAGSDSRDDDSDDDRGYASRKPSGSQVPLKKRLDPTERDDDGGSQEEGEDEDVGSEREGDSSDESDVGDDLYKDDDDRRKLAGMSELQREMILSDRASKKNDKHLYESLRAKMDKGKSAPSRKETPPLPSSRIRSSARSADRAAAKDDALNELRAKRLKQQDPEAHRKLRDASRGNANSRRFSPTKRKPFTAPSLSSSSQSESESRFQSDDEGSTGDGGMIDSDDERSIPGSDGPTFEDIKEVTIRRSKLAKWLMEPFFEELIVGCFVRVGIGRSRSGPIYRLCLVRNVDATEPDRQYKLENKITHKYLNVIWGNEASAARWQMAMVSDSAPLEDEYKQWVKEVERTGGRMLSKQDILEKKEAIQKVNNFVYSAATVKQMLQDKKSASARPLNIAAEKDRLRREMDVAVSKNDEAEVERIKTRLQQLEASRRLQMKDAKAIRLAEMNRKNRVENFKNASELRPLKDLKAGEAGYDPFSRRWTRSRNYYVSNAGEANGAAEAAGNSDNVTPALENTRTEAGGTSDAGMAATAAALEAAAGAGKLVDTNAPVDGGTESNSLHNFELPISLAMLQKFGGALGAQAGFLARKQRIEATVGRQVPENDGRRHALTLTVSDYKRRRGLL